TATCATTGAAGTCCCTGAACtccaacaaaatcatcaaaatcaGAAATTTCCAAATTGAAATTCAATCACCGAAAATGGGAAGAAAAATGGAAAGAGAATGAGACCGGTGAGCGAAGAAGACATAATGAAGGAGGAAAACGTGGGGAGGGTGAAAGGTGAGACGGTGAACACAGTTGATGGGGGACTGGTCTAGTCTCTGGCAACCGAACTGATCGATGAGCATGTCATAGTCTATCTTGCCTCCGTCTTTGGCCGATACCTCCCATGGATTGGCTACCTGCTCTTGCTCTGGTTCTTGGCCTTGGGTCTCCTCTTTCTTCTCCATAACTTTCTCTTGGCAACCTACTTCCAATTCCAATTCCAATTCCAATGCCACTAACGGTCGTCTCACATAACACAACACAACTGATAGTATTGTGGTAATACTGTTTTCTACTTTCCCTTTACCCCAAAACGTTGCGTTTTAACACTCTTTTTTCATCGCTCGAGAGATTAAACCCACGAGTATAATATTTTTTAGGGTAAAAATACAACTAATGTATaattaactcttttttttttaatttataattgacTCTAAATATTGGAAGAGTTTACTTTAGTATTTTTTAAAGGAAATATAAGAGCTTGTTACCAAATACAAATACAAGTTCACCGCTCTCTCTTGTTGTGTGTGGTTTGACAACATAATCCattataataacaataaaaaattatgatagaaaataaaattagtgaAAATGTATATTATGCAATCGAGGTAGACATGCACTCTTGccttttttgtaaatttttgttaTTTTCATGCTACTTTGTTGTCTTTTGGGTAAATTGTTAGTTCTAAGTAGTTGATTTATGTACAATTCtttatgttgttttttagttgtttaagtttatatatagttgttgTGTTAATGTTTAATTATCATTTAGTTGTTTTcagatatattttaatttttttataaaaaaaaatatatgttagtATTCAATGAGTTGACTTGTAGTTGTTGTccaattgttgttttttagttgttttttaatGTGTTTGTATGTAGTgggttaatgtttagttgttttgagaaatattttgagtttattttttaccCATTTAAAAATGCAGGGAAAATTGTATTtgaagttgtttttttttttttttagtttattttgagttaTTGAAATGAATTGATGTCTAATTGCTTTTTCAACACTATATTGTTGTGATGTTGTTGTTGTGTtgcatttaaattatttttttaatattatattgcagtgtgttgtttttttaaaatgtaataatgaattttttgatgttgtttttgtattattttttggttttattttgtaGCTGCAAGGAGTTTCACTGTGCTGTTGTGAGTTTGTTATCATGTTGCTTTCTTGTTGTTTTTTAACGTTATGTTTTGTGGGTTGATGTTTAGTGTAAGtcgtatttttataattttgaaacattaaaatagtatttttgaaaaCTCGAGTTAATaagaatgtaaaaaaaaatgaaggactataaaaatataaaaaaatcataaaaaataggtATTTATGAAAAAACTCCATATTTTTTCCAGTTTCCTCAGTAATTTTATATgtgattttgttttattatttaatatatttatttatttaggttCATTGTTTAAAAATATGAGTGTCAAAAAGTCGTGATTGATAACAAAATTACGAAACTTCTTAATATTCATGAATATATATACCTATATTTATATCTACTAGATACAAATGGtaaatttgtttagttttatttatataatttattaattatatttattgaatttgtatcattgttatataaattttaaataaataaacaacattatatataaaagaatgccacataaacatattaaatgaaaaattaaacaaaaacactatttatgattttttaaatatatatatacatataatatgataaactttttaaacataaatgatattttttttaataaaaattaaaattatgtattatatattattattataatgatattttataatatttaaatttgttgtccgtgttttcatcAAAGGACACGTGACATTCGTTAGAGGAGTGATTAAGCTCCTCGAGCACTAATGAGGCTTCATCCTTTGGCCTGGCCGGACGTGGATGTCTACCAGTGAGGCCATGCCCAAAGGTCTGTCCTTGAGGCGTGGATGTCTCAAGGGCGAGGCCATGTCCGGTGACCCATCCCTAAGGAATGGGTGcttccaagtgaggccacgccccaaGGTCTTTCCTCAAGGCATGGATGTCTCAAAGTGAGTCCACGTTCGGTGACCCATCCCCACGGTATGGATGTCTCAAAGTGAGGTCATCCCCCGATGACCATTCAGAGGGTCATCACTCTCTTCATTTGCTAATCTCTCAGGGCTAGGATTCTTATCCTCGGACCTAGAGTTGTTGTCAGGTGTCAGTCACTGTAGCTATGGCCCAACcagatcatctgacaacttttggtgagcctcgattagtTGTGTCGAGTTCGTACCCTCGACAATCAACATTTCTCACAACGCTGCCTGACATGGGCAAACGTGCGACGTATCCTGACATCGTCATATATAAATTCCCAATGAAGTTGGTGGGCAACTTTCTACAAATGAGCCCCGTGCGATCCGCCTAAGCCTATGGTCTTTGTTAGTGCATCcatatgtaattaattagcagTTTACTCCCCATATAATGGGAGAATGTGTACTAAATATTCATTGAGGGCATTAATGACCCAGACCTCTATAAATaggttggggtatctccttgtaaatggTTTAGAATTTTGGCTAGTTAAGTAAATGTAAACTCAAAGCAATATATACGTCACTTGAGACTCAATTGAAacttgctcaaacaagcttcaaattcactaataccaaagactcgtggactagaactcttttatagcctgaaccacgtaaaatatgtgttattttcttctaatttctgtcaagttcttagattaggttgataTGAAAAAAAACAGACAAcaaaatttatattgatataagtaatAAAtctctagtcttgtattaaatattattttaataataatatttcataatatttaaattcatattaatataattattaaaaaattaggattatatattattatcgcaataatattttataacatttaaatttatattaatataattactaaaaatctagtctttaattatatattattataataatgatattttataacatttgaatttgaatttatattaatataattgttattttcTTGAATTTGGATATTATATAGTCttgtattaattattattataataattgtgttttataatatttaaatttatattaatataattgataaatatccaTTTTTAAGTTATTTATAAAACTATATtcagttaaatatttagaatattatgttaaagttaacatttaaTGTATAAGATATTTGATATATTATTAGGGTTATTACGTCTCAATCTACAAGGAgtagttattattattgttattattattattattattattattattattattattattatctttcaATGATTTGGTCAGCCTAActatattatataattttatcGAATAAAAACCAACACAAGAATCATATATGTCATGAATTTGTATACGTACTATTTATATTGTGTTAATAATTGAAGTATATTCAATGTTAATTATcaaattaataacataaaacaaaaattCACTTTGAGGTAGATGCATGCACGTACATATAGAAATTAAATCAATGTTAAGGCATCATAATGTGCTTTTATATgctgtatttttaaaaaaaaaaaaaaaaaaattggtaagatATTTAGGGAAAGTGATTAACTATCGGTGTAGAACAACGACGAGAATTTTTGACTGTCAGTGTTGCCAACAACAGCGACAAGTTTTGATTATTGGTGTACCTACACTATAACGGTATAGACAAATACGAtagttagtcgactgtcgtcgtTACGCAATAGGGAGAGAAATCCCagcaattttgtagtagtgttaacTATTAGACCATATACAATAGGTTAGATCCAAATGTAATATATAAATTACCATGTCAAGTGTGGTAACATATAGTTTTTTTTCCCCTGAAAATAGTGAGTTAAATGCtggagaataataataataaatcttcAATATATATGATATGCCAAATATTAGGCAGTCGTGTGAGACTAAAATTAAAATTTGGACTTTTGGGAAGATGCAAGTGAAGTTCAAAAAGAGTACTTTGAGTCCAAAAACGAGACTTGTGGCCAGATTCAGAGTAATTACTTCAGTTGGTGAAAAAAGAAAATATTGATCCAGAGTATTACCCTAGAGAGAAtgactaattaattttattattcttgGCTGTGATTGGTAtaagttttattatatattattacaatATCAAATCTATAGTTTTGGAAGATTATATAAAAGGGTCAAAACCGCGTCCCTTTGGAAAATTGTGTCATTGTATTCTATTTAACCCTTAATTTATTAACTCATCACCATGACTGAAAATGACATTTGTTAATGATTTAAAGTCTCTCCCCAAAGCTTATCCCTGCCCTTATCAAGTGGGCTAAAAAAACAGATATTTTAGTCAATAGCTTCTAGATCTTGAAATTGATCGACATGGCTTATAATCAAATTAAGTGTTTTTTCCTAGtgaaataaaaaaatgagaacTACTTATCTAGAGAATTAGTCAGCAAAAATTAATTAATGTCCACCATACTTGCATAATTTTGTGTGTTCCTCTATATAATAACTCAAGTTCAATCAAAGCTCAGAAGaataaagaaaaacataacattaaatagaaaagTAGATAGCTAGATATAGAGTTAATATTtcttagatatatatatatatatatatttatataaatcatGGGTAGATCATCAGGACTCAAATTGGCCATCTTAGTCATAGCAGCAGCTGCTCTCATGCAGTTCAGCACAGCACAAACGACACACATAGTTGGAGATGGTTTGGGCTGGTTGGTCCCTCCCGGAGGCCTAATCGCTTATCAAATTTGGGCTGATACTCAAACATTTGTCGTTGGGGATGTTCTTGGTGAGTACACATAATATTACATACATAAATTCTCTAAatcaattatataatatatatatatatatgtatagttattttcttaattttaagaTAACTTTAGTATCTAAGTTTgcctctctttttcttttctgttAGTGTTTAAGTTTAGTGATGCATTCCAAGACGTAGCAAGAGTGACAAAAGATAGTTTCAAGAGCTGCAATTCAAGTGAACCCATCTCCCTAAAGACAAAGAGTTCAGCAAATTTCACATTGGATACGATTGGAGAGTACTATTTCATTGGCACAAAGGATAAGCACTGCAACATGGGCCAAAAGCTAGCTATTAACGTGACTGCATATCCAGGACCAACTCCTAGTCCTGCCCCCACTATATCAGGGCCAGTTACTTACTTCGTTGGTGAAGGATTGGGATGGTTTGTACCTCCCGGTGATTCTCTTTTCTATGCTGCTTGGGCTTTTGGCAAGACCTTCTACGTTGGAGATACCTTAGGTAATAATAAGCACAAGTtgaattagttatttttatgtttataatattttgtacTAGTACTAATTCTAGTTACTAAGTCACTTCTAAACTATTCTTTATAAACTATACCTACATAGAGAGTGGCGGACCAGGAATTAGTTGAACGGgagtgtaatttttttttttcaaaaaaaatatataattatagaaCTATAATCGATATCTACCTCATGAAAATGTGACACATTTGAAGCTCTTTTATAATCATTTTTCATATCTGTGTCAAATAAATATAGAATACATTTTCTTACCTAATTTGTATTAATAAATTACACatttattttgataaaaatatcaaataaatatataacacattttttacctaatttttattaataacttacacatttatattcataaaaATATCAAATAGATATAGAACAAATTTTTTTATGTACAACACATACACATACAATTCTTACATAATTTGTATTCATACATTACACATTTATAttgataaaaatattaaataaatatttgttaCATAATTTGTATTcataaattacatatttatattaataaaagtatcaaataaatatagaataattcataaattacacatttttattgatagaaatatttcaaattttttattaataaaaatataaaagaacaAACCTTCATCAAGTGATGAGTAAATGCCAATAATtttttcattataatttttttttaaattattatacaataatttaaaattaactaaaaaaaataaaaactacacatcTTAATCTATAAAAGTCTCAAAGAATAATTTTGTTTAGATAAAAACAAATTAGGTTATTATATAGATGAGAATTAGAAAAAATTCAACTCTAAAAACAATGTAGGACTTtgtaattttcatttattttaacttctggaaacatgtttacataaaataatatattaattataaacaaTTATAACAAACAAAGTTATTAAAAGGATGACACAGTTGGTTTTCTCTCCATTAACAGTGAGGGTTCAAATCTCAGCTAGgtcacaatatattttttttgtttgatgagcaattgttaattttattttacaaaaaacataaaacacttattttttttaCCGGGGCTATAGCCCCAGCTAGTCCTAAGCTAGGTCTACCTATGCGTAGAAAGAGTCTCACTCATTAATCATACACTACAGGAAAACAAGCCATTACCGGCGGAGCAAACCGCCGGCAATAGTCAAGAAACCTGCCGGTAAAAGTATTACCGGTGGTTTCCGCCGGCAATAATCCGCCGGTAAAAACCGGTCGGTAAAAGTCATTATTACCGGCGGAACTAGcctcccgccggtaataatattatTACCGGTGGATCCCGCCGGCAATAATTTGGTCAGAATTCACGTCTGACCCATTATTACCGGCGGTCTCCGCCGGCaataatccgccggtaataataaaatatattttaaaaaaataattaatttttataaattatatataataaatattaaataactaaacttataagtaaaaaatttaaaaataaaatcaatattatttatattaatatccaaattaaaaatacaactttaaaatactaaaattgtcttttcaaaaaaaaaaacatacacttaaatttaatagtaaataataaaacctaaactaattattattgtcTTCATCAAAATGTTCATTTAAAAAATCTTCAACATTCGTGCTTCGACTCAGACCTTCATGAGACTGTGGTGCTGGCGGCGAAGGATAATATGGTCGAGGCTGTGGACGAATCAAAGGAGACTGCCGTTGTTGTTGATTCGGAGAAGTGTAGTACTGCTGATTATAAACAGGCTGCTGTGTCGATCCTCCATAATGAGGATATACCGGCTGCTGCTGCATGAACGGCCCAAATTGACCATAcatatgttgttgttgttgttgctgctgctgcggtaaTCCTCCAAACTGACTTCCCATAGGTTGTGTCTGAGGAAACTGGGAAGAaagtccaaacatataattaaaaagtggCGACTGAGAGGAACCACCAGATATGTTTGGAGAATTTTGTTGTGGTTGCTGTGGCATCGACGACGTCCCCGGGCTTTGATTAGATGTACTACCTTGTTGTTGAGAAGGTAAGAACTGCTGCAATAAACTTTCATAGCGTGGGTCATGGAGAGAAGAATCAGTCTGAAAATTTCCTGACTCGACTTTATCACGCATCTTAACCCACATCTCAGCCAAAACTCCCATCATCTCTGGAGTCACATTAGTAGGAACTTGTGACTGATTTTGGCTtggactttgacttgtggagctaGATGCTGAtttcttccctttgcctttagGCCTGTATCCCACTCCTATTTGATAATTAGACCTCGAGCCAAGAACTTTATCCATAACCTGATACTGTATTGATTTAGCAGTAGAACCTTCACTAGAAGCAGATTCAGAACCTGACCGACTACTTTGAATATTTTGCCTCTCCATCTCTTGGGTCATTTGTTCCTGCCAAAAGAAAATGTTAAAAAACCAATATTACTAtaatttaagatcaataaagaaagaaaaaactttaACTTACATGTAGTTCTTTGCAAGTTTCGCTAACCCAAGTCTTCGTAGATTTTTTTATATGAGTATCTTTCCAAGCATCAATAGCATGCTCATCAGGTTCATCCTACAAAATAATAgtgttagtttaattaataatataataatatcaaataaaGTTAAGTATTTTACTTACATATTCGTTACGGATCGCTGCCATTGATTTAGAGCCTTGCGTCGACAAATACTTCATTTCCTTTCTATTTTGTTGTTTTGCGTGGATCGCGCTATAAACTTTGGGCTCAGAAACAAATCGACGATTTCTTTCCAGCCCTCCTTCGAGCACAAGTCAGGAATAGCATTGAGAGCACTATCCAAATCATTCGGATTTCCAGAATAATATTTTTGGAAATGAGAATGCCTAATATTCTTTCTCTCTgaatatcttttgcgcatctcCGTATATAGAGTTCCCATAACTCTTTCAGGTTCTGGATGCCCAtcgatattatagtaatactaaaacaaaaattgttagtttaaatttttatagactaaaatgtataatataaaaaaaattaggtatttttTTTTACCTTCATCTTTTGAACGACCTGGTCTTTATATTGCTGAGGAACATCTTTAAAATCTAAATAATGTCCCGGCAATAGTAATGTAACTTCAGTACTCAATTGACGAACAAAAGCTTGGTGCTCAGTACCAACCACTTTGTCTGTCGCCGGATCAAGTTGCAATTCAAGTGGTTTGCCAGCATCCCGCCTTCGTTTTTCAATATTAACATTACTGATAGGGCCACGTCCCCTCCTTCTTGCAGGACGatctattaatttgtttaatacataaaaataaaaatattagtaaaTCTTAAACATTTAAATAGATTGCGAttataaaatttagatattaaccTGACTCCCAAGTTGAGGGTATCCTGCTAGGATCTGTGGGGTcttgaccaccaccatctccaccgTGATATGATACTATATCAGCTGACATGTCTCTTGTATTCATAAATATTTAAGATTTAAtaataagaatagaaatcaaatttaagatttaatatcatcaaatttaattaagtaatgaaataacattaaacaaaatcaatatcaacataaattggaaaatacaaatcaaattcaaatttttgtgTTTGTTACAAAGGTAATCATTACATAAAACTAATAATCACTATCACTTCCATCATTAACTAAATTAAcattaacatcatcttcacaaaaaTCAATTAGTAAATCATCTTCTTCATCTAATTCTTCATTTGCTTCTTCATCGCCTAACTCGTGATCCTCTTGACTAACATTTAAATTTTGTATTGTACTAATGTCAATCGAATTTTGAGTAGGTAGCATAACCAACTCGCTGAgatccacagtcaacacaaaatttgatgagctaATATCATGTACCACATCAGTGTCTGAATTAGCTTCACAGTTCTCGACGTCCCAAATTTGTCGATGGTTTACCCCCTCAACCACTTTCCACTGATTtcctctaagtaaatcatcgagataaAATACTTGCTTCGCTTGATTTGCAAGTATATATGGGTCATCCTTGTACCATTCCCCGCTAGTGTTTATACTAGTAATATTATTctctataattatttttttccttcttggatttgtattaaaccacTTACACTTGAACAATGTCACAGAATATGTGCCAGTAAATGTTAACTTTAATACGTCTTCAAGTATTCCATAATAGTTAAAATCTTCTGTTCCAGCAACAAATACTCCACTGTTTTGAGTGATCCTCTTTAAATCTCGTTTGGTTGacataaatcgaacaccattcaCTATACAACCTTCGTAATAAGCTCCTAAATGATCTgatccagatgctaaagctagcaactcgTCACCATTATCTAACGATCCAAGCTTTTGTAAGTCGTATAtctaaaagaataaataaaattattataaaattgaAAACAATACTTAAAAGGATGAAAGAATATAGGGTAGGTTTTTTTTTTCACCTTCTTGT
The Humulus lupulus chromosome 6, drHumLupu1.1, whole genome shotgun sequence DNA segment above includes these coding regions:
- the LOC133784319 gene encoding tryptophan--tRNA ligase, cytoplasmic-like codes for the protein MEKKEETQGQEPEQEQVANPWEVSAKDGGKIDYDMLIDQFGCQRLDQSPINCVHRLTFHPPHVFLLHYVFFAHRDFNDILDAYERARGFISILDEVHLLRLCIWAISFPLCSPNICKTRLRFL
- the LOC133782739 gene encoding blue copper protein-like; the protein is MGRSSGLKLAILVIAAAALMQFSTAQTTHIVGDGLGWLVPPGGLIAYQIWADTQTFVVGDVLVFKFSDAFQDVARVTKDSFKSCNSSEPISLKTKSSANFTLDTIGEYYFIGTKDKHCNMGQKLAINVTAYPGPTPSPAPTISGPVTYFVGEGLGWFVPPGDSLFYAAWAFGKTFYVGDTLVFNFINGTQDVAVVTENVYKNCTKNNTTAVYATSPVNITLETTGQHFFTSTYSKHCELRQKLAINVTGSSTAKPPSSSSASPSIAESPAASPLANSAPSRMASPYFFTIFFVIFWAFFH